DNA from Caldisericaceae bacterium:
CCAAAAAGTTCATTCATACCTCCCTTAACTAAAATAATTATACAGGGACTTTCAAAAAACTAAAATTTTTATACAATTTAAAAGGAGGTGAAGGATGAAAAAAATTGCAGTTTTAATTGAAGACAATTTTAACGAATTCGAACTTATTTACCCTTATTTTAGGCTTAAAGAAGAAAACTTTGAATCAGTCCTTGTTGGTCCCCAAGATAAAGTTTATCATTCTAAAGTTGGATTAGAAATGAAAGCAGAAAAATCAATAGATTCAATCAATTTTGAAGAATTTGATGGGGTAATCATTCCAGGTGGATATGCACCAGATCTTCTCAGAAGAAATGAAAAAATTCTTAAATTTGTTAAGGTAATGTTTGATTCTAACAAGTTAGTTGCAGCAATTTGTCATGCAGGGTGGGTGCTAATCTCAGCAAAAGTAATTAATGGGGTAAGAATGACTTGTTTTTATTCAATTAAAGATGATGTTATCAATGCAGGGGCTAAATATGTTGATGAAAGCGTTGTAGTTGATAACAATCTCATAACTTCAAGAATGCCTTCCGATTTACCAAATTTTATGAAAGAAGTTATCAAATTTCTTAAAGGTTAAAAATGGAAAAGTATGTAAGGACTATTAACAACACAAAAATTTCCGTTGTA
Protein-coding regions in this window:
- a CDS encoding type 1 glutamine amidotransferase, which gives rise to MKKIAVLIEDNFNEFELIYPYFRLKEENFESVLVGPQDKVYHSKVGLEMKAEKSIDSINFEEFDGVIIPGGYAPDLLRRNEKILKFVKVMFDSNKLVAAICHAGWVLISAKVINGVRMTCFYSIKDDVINAGAKYVDESVVVDNNLITSRMPSDLPNFMKEVIKFLKG